GTCCTATATATGTCCCACATAAGAAATACTCTATAGTTTTTATACCATGGTACAAAAAATCCCTACATAAGAATCACTCTCTATATATAGTCCCACTTTGTTTCTTCAAATACAAATACATctcatttcatttcttttctcaCACAACATGTACTCAACAAAGAGCATAGCTGATTCAGCATCATGGTGTTGTGCCTTGGCACTATTGTGTCTAATACTATTGGGGTCCATAAGGGAGAACCATGTGCCGGAGGAGGATGAAGCCACCGCGAGAGGGCGGAGCAACCTCTTTGAAAGGCCGTGTGATGAGATATATGTGGTGGGAGAAGGGGAGACCCTACACACCATAAGTGACAAGTGTGGTGACCCTTTTATTGTTGAACGCAACCCTCATATTCATGACCCTGATGATGTTTTCCCTGGCCTTGTCATCAAAATCACCCCCACACCCACATACACCAATACTAAGAAATTGTTCAAGAGGTAGAGCtcctagtttttgtttttttttcttcttcactttttcacttttttgttttcttgtgtaTTTCATTATGTATATGGTTATGGTACATATATATACCCAGGGTATAGTTGTGAATCATACAAGAGAAGAATAtggagttttatttttctttttttcttttcaattttttagaagTTGAAAGTAATAGTGATAAGCACTTTCTGTTTGATTTTCAcaagagaaataaaatgaaaagaatatcTCTTATAGTCATGATCATGGTATTCTCTTATTGTTCTTCTTCATTAATATTTGTTATCGgttctgtttttttattgtttggttGATTGATGCATAGTACGTGTTTCGGTTTTCGGTAAGGTAAGGTCTCTCTCTTcccctctttctctttctttcgtGTTCCAATTAAACTGGTTTTGATATGTCACCATATGAAAAAAAGTTAAGTTACGATTATTTTTTGCCACGACATATCATTTCTGGTattctttattatataaattattatgtctGGTGATGTATAGGTGAAACTATTACAACTGCTTGATcaccatttttatatttttgtttttctaaaaatGGACGGTTATAAAGCTCAACTATGTGTAAGGACTAAGGACCAATTACAATTCTTCTTATTACGTAATCCATGTCCAGCACTATTTTAACaccttaatttatatattgctGGTTAATTACcaattaataagttttaaatttagaaaaaagacTTATCCTTTCATGTTGATATTTTCTATTGGAAATATGTTCTTGCCGTATAGAAGAATAAGCATTTGGAACGTTTAATTGCTTCATCtgaaaaaaaagggtaaaataagaagaaaaaggattTGGATAGAAGACgataagaaaaaggaagaggcGGCAATAAGAAGGAACTTGAGTTTGAATGACCATCATGGATGGCTGTGACTTTTTGGTTGGAGCTCGTGTAGTAATATACTTTTCcgaatcttttgaatttgagaACTACAAAAGTAAaacagaaatataaaaaataataaagaggcaaatggataaaatataattttattcttgcTGAAATATtgacttaattatatattttatcatttaatcattattatttcGTCAATTTCATAACCCAAGATTTTaggtattttatttagaaatatttaaatcCAAATCGATtcgaaacaaaaataaaaaattgtccaaaaaaatcaaaatcgaaccaaatccattttttttgggatttgtttagataatttttttcaaatagatCGATTTGGTTCAGTTTacgatttatatttttgaaattgaacTCAATGCAACACTTATATTAACACTTATATTAACATTTATGTTATATGTATATCACTTGAATTTTattgtgttttgtaattttatttatatgaaacTTATATAATGTATATCACTTTCTTTTTTcgaataaatttttaaagataaatttggtttaaaatatgaaaaattgatAGATTTTGATTGTAGAaggtttaatatattaataaatttaatagattgttattagtaattttttaatgtgaattaatttaaaagatgaaaagaaaatatataaattttgatgaaaatattttagtaaaaattatgaaaactaaACCGAATTAAACCAAAAGTATTGGTTTAGATTGAttcaaatcttattttaaatgaatatcgaatcaaattgaattacatatattttataagcttgatttaagtgatttttttattaaaaatttaaccaaACCAAGGGACAAATACCTCTCATTTTGTcatcatgtttattttaattttttattattttaccatCATGAAAACACTTTTCATAAGTAAAATTAGTGACAAAATGACTTATTTTTTGGGGACAAGTCAGTACTTTGTTTTGCATTCAAGTGATAGGTGAAGtgcacaaaaaaattgaaaaatataataatgaaatgtgcaaaaaaataatctttgatGGTTTGCAAAATGGTAATAGTTAGATGATAAAACGTATAGTTTaactttctataaaaaaaaattaatatgttatactctttatattttaataaaaaaaacgtgtttttaattcttataagacTTTTGgtaaatataagaattaaaaatagattaaatttttataaagactaatactattattttaacGAATCAAAACATTTTcaccaaatattaaaaatactatatatCTAATACGGCTCGGTTAATTTGAGcgacaaaatgaaagaaaacgaAGTGTATAATTTCTTGTTAGAATCTCTacggaaaaaagaagaaaacaaatatcaaagtGCAACCACTTATTCGAAGCGTCACATTAATCTGATTCCGATCAATGTTCGAACGTTGCAAAAGAAAGACGTGGGTTAACCGTTCTCTTCTTCAACACTTTTTCGTGGAATCTAAACTTATAGCCCCAGGCCCCAAGTTTGATGCTATTTGAATATTTGACGAGGAATGCt
The Glycine max cultivar Williams 82 chromosome 16, Glycine_max_v4.0, whole genome shotgun sequence genome window above contains:
- the LOC100789966 gene encoding uncharacterized protein, with translation MYSTKSIADSASWCCALALLCLILLGSIRENHVPEEDEATARGRSNLFERPCDEIYVVGEGETLHTISDKCGDPFIVERNPHIHDPDDVFPGLVIKITPTPTYTNTKKLFKR